A section of the Jatrophihabitans sp. genome encodes:
- a CDS encoding amino acid adenylation domain-containing protein, with the protein MCRPRFFGVHYSINPWMDPTQPTDACRAIAQWTVLRELYRSLGHTVEEIEPIPGLPDMVFAANGATVVDGRVLGARFRHLQRTAEGPAYLQWFADNGYDDICWPEHINEGEGDFLVAGRQILSRHDVLRTTFGTVGDELVPRVADPTAFELATSDVSAWPAAEQRGMELIRQDESLPFDLGEGPVFRVRLVRLGKDDHILTFVFHHIIVDAWSFDVLANELSALYEAYAAGRPSPLPALPIRYSDYAAAQHRHLLEGVFDRGVDHWREYLAGTPEEVGLPTDRPRPAVASHRGGLVELAVPAEVADRLRQLSWDRGATLFMTLTAALHILIHRLSDSADICTGYFSSNRSIQTEPLIGLFLNTLFSRTRVRPENTCEDLIMSVRGSMLAADAYRELPFDKVVAEFAPSRSLARHPIFQIAISQLTGPGGQENSALLPGIHAYRLGAWGDATAKFDLTLHVADSGPRGEITTQWEYATDLFDHATVERFAGYYRTLLQAIADDVEQRVVDLPLLSPSEATALTGAGPIPILESGTLSDAFDRQATRTPDRVAVSAPDGELTYRELATRAYRLAHLLRERGAGPETRVALVLPRTSDFVVAILAVLSAGAAYVPIDPDYPKQRIAATIADAAPVVVVTTQEHAHHAAAPILLDDHDFEAALARYPDTPPTVSVLVDNAAYVIYTSGSTGRPKGVVVTHRNVTRLFTAARQRFRFGAEDVWTLFHSFAFDFSVWELWGALSHGGRVVVLPATATRSRRELHTLLAREHVTVLSMTPSAFLQLALPSQEFDEADEPEWDAGLRYVVFGGEALDSGRLAPWFQRHRAAGPDLINMYGITETTVHVTFEHIRPIAVTEPGSVIGSALEDLRTYVLDDELRPVPVGVVGELYVAGAGLARGYWGQAGLTAQRFLPDPFTGHGQRMYRSGDLVRWRADAALEFIGRADFQIKIRGFRIEPGEVEAALRRHPSIADTAVTAREDTPGDQRLIAYLVLKDGHTFQSEPLRQHLATTLPAHMRPNIYLPLTRLPLTANGKLDRTALPAPTPQPDNPTTRQPPATPTERTLAAIWTDLLKTPHINRDDSFFTLGGHSLLATLVIARIEQHFATTIPLAQFYAQPTLTHLAHLIDTNHTPTTHTDRLIVDGLLREAHRRGVRVSVEDGELCYQAERGPVDQRPVRVLERYRKEVIQRLSEGGLVPSLESIARPRSAWLSPLGQSANAEAVLYLIPAAGSGPRTYSRWATVVPEQLEVHCLRPPGREERFDEPSYVEVGPLADRIADEVLSHLADRDVPFALFGHSAGGLIAYRVARRIDDPRLRLVAVAGTPPPDLSGAQEDVSDEELLEALRAWGATPEELIGDADAMAAFLPRLRADLAVVTSCHQPWAESDRLDVPMIAFEGSADESASPGDAAAWARWTRREFTRHTITGGHYFPVTAGRRVLDDLTVALGLRPARTDAQEVSCQDSQTA; encoded by the coding sequence ATGTGCCGGCCGCGGTTCTTCGGCGTGCACTACTCCATCAACCCCTGGATGGATCCGACCCAGCCGACCGACGCCTGCCGTGCCATCGCTCAGTGGACCGTGCTGCGCGAGCTGTACCGCAGCCTCGGGCACACTGTCGAAGAGATCGAGCCGATCCCCGGACTGCCGGACATGGTGTTCGCAGCCAACGGCGCGACGGTCGTGGATGGTCGGGTGCTAGGCGCCCGGTTCCGCCACCTGCAGCGCACCGCCGAAGGCCCGGCGTACCTGCAGTGGTTCGCCGACAACGGCTACGACGACATCTGCTGGCCCGAGCACATCAACGAGGGCGAAGGCGATTTCCTTGTCGCGGGCAGGCAGATCCTCAGCCGCCATGACGTCCTGCGCACCACTTTCGGCACTGTGGGCGACGAACTCGTCCCTCGGGTCGCGGACCCGACGGCGTTCGAGCTCGCGACCAGCGACGTGTCAGCCTGGCCGGCGGCTGAGCAGCGTGGGATGGAATTGATCCGGCAGGATGAGTCGCTGCCCTTCGACCTCGGCGAGGGGCCGGTGTTCCGGGTCCGCCTTGTCCGGCTGGGCAAGGACGATCACATCCTGACCTTCGTCTTCCATCACATCATCGTCGACGCCTGGTCCTTCGACGTGCTGGCGAACGAACTGTCCGCACTGTACGAGGCGTACGCGGCCGGCCGACCCAGTCCGTTGCCCGCGTTGCCGATCCGCTATTCCGACTACGCCGCCGCCCAGCACCGGCACTTGCTGGAGGGAGTCTTCGATCGAGGGGTCGACCACTGGCGGGAGTACCTTGCGGGCACACCGGAGGAGGTGGGACTGCCGACCGATCGTCCCCGGCCGGCGGTAGCCAGCCACCGGGGTGGCCTGGTAGAGCTCGCTGTCCCCGCCGAGGTCGCGGATCGGCTACGCCAGCTGAGCTGGGATCGTGGCGCAACACTGTTCATGACGTTGACCGCGGCTCTGCACATCCTGATCCATCGACTCAGTGACTCCGCCGACATCTGCACCGGCTACTTCTCCAGCAATCGCAGTATCCAGACCGAGCCGCTGATCGGCCTGTTCTTGAACACGCTGTTCTCGCGTACCCGGGTGCGACCGGAGAACACGTGCGAGGACCTGATCATGTCGGTCCGAGGGTCGATGCTCGCCGCCGATGCCTACCGGGAGTTGCCCTTCGACAAGGTAGTCGCGGAATTCGCCCCCTCACGTTCGCTGGCACGGCACCCGATCTTCCAGATTGCGATCAGCCAGCTGACTGGACCCGGCGGCCAGGAGAACAGCGCTCTCTTGCCCGGCATCCACGCTTATCGACTCGGCGCGTGGGGTGATGCCACGGCAAAGTTCGATCTCACGCTGCACGTGGCCGATAGCGGTCCCAGGGGCGAGATCACGACTCAGTGGGAGTACGCCACCGATCTGTTCGATCACGCCACCGTGGAGCGTTTCGCCGGCTATTACCGCACGTTGCTGCAGGCCATTGCCGACGATGTCGAGCAGCGAGTCGTGGACCTGCCGCTCCTCAGCCCGAGCGAAGCGACCGCGCTGACCGGCGCCGGCCCCATTCCGATTCTGGAGTCCGGGACGCTGTCGGATGCCTTCGATCGGCAGGCGACACGCACGCCGGATCGGGTCGCTGTCAGCGCCCCGGATGGCGAGCTGACCTACCGCGAACTCGCCACCCGGGCCTACCGCCTGGCGCACTTACTGCGCGAGCGTGGAGCCGGGCCAGAAACGCGGGTGGCTCTGGTGCTGCCGAGGACGTCGGACTTCGTCGTCGCCATCCTGGCCGTGCTCAGCGCCGGGGCGGCGTACGTCCCGATCGACCCCGATTATCCGAAGCAACGGATCGCCGCCACAATCGCAGATGCCGCACCGGTCGTCGTCGTCACGACCCAGGAGCATGCCCACCATGCCGCGGCCCCGATCCTGCTCGATGATCATGACTTCGAGGCCGCGCTGGCCCGCTATCCGGACACGCCGCCGACCGTGTCAGTACTGGTCGACAATGCCGCCTACGTCATCTACACCTCGGGGTCGACCGGCCGCCCGAAGGGTGTCGTGGTGACGCATCGCAACGTCACGCGGCTGTTCACCGCGGCACGCCAGCGGTTCCGGTTCGGAGCGGAGGACGTCTGGACGCTGTTCCACTCCTTCGCCTTCGACTTCTCGGTGTGGGAACTGTGGGGCGCCTTGTCGCACGGCGGTCGGGTCGTCGTGCTACCGGCCACGGCGACCCGGTCCAGGCGGGAGCTGCACACCTTGCTGGCCCGCGAGCACGTCACCGTGCTGAGCATGACGCCTTCGGCGTTCCTCCAACTGGCGCTACCCAGCCAGGAGTTCGACGAGGCGGACGAGCCTGAGTGGGATGCCGGCCTGCGCTATGTCGTCTTCGGCGGCGAGGCACTCGATTCCGGTCGCCTGGCGCCCTGGTTCCAGCGCCACCGTGCGGCCGGGCCGGACCTCATCAACATGTACGGCATCACCGAGACGACGGTCCATGTCACCTTCGAGCACATCCGGCCGATCGCGGTGACCGAGCCGGGGAGCGTTATCGGCTCGGCATTGGAGGACCTGCGAACCTACGTCCTGGACGACGAGCTGCGTCCGGTGCCGGTCGGGGTCGTCGGTGAGCTGTATGTAGCGGGCGCCGGCCTCGCGCGGGGGTATTGGGGTCAGGCCGGACTGACCGCGCAACGGTTCCTGCCCGACCCGTTCACCGGACACGGCCAACGCATGTACCGATCCGGAGACCTGGTCCGCTGGCGCGCCGACGCAGCCCTGGAATTCATCGGACGAGCCGACTTCCAAATCAAAATACGAGGATTCCGCATCGAACCCGGCGAGGTCGAAGCCGCCCTACGCCGCCACCCCAGCATCGCCGACACCGCCGTCACCGCACGCGAAGACACCCCCGGCGACCAACGACTCATCGCCTACCTCGTGCTCAAAGACGGACACACCTTCCAATCAGAACCCCTGCGCCAACACCTCGCCACCACCCTGCCCGCCCACATGAGACCCAACATCTACCTCCCCCTAACCCGACTACCACTCACCGCAAACGGCAAACTCGACCGCACAGCACTACCAGCCCCCACCCCCCAACCAGACAACCCCACCACCAGGCAACCACCGGCCACCCCCACCGAACGAACCCTGGCCGCCATCTGGACCGACCTCCTCAAAACCCCCCACATCAACCGGGACGACTCCTTCTTCACCCTCGGCGGCCACTCCCTCCTCGCCACCCTCGTCATCGCCCGCATCGAACAACACTTCGCCACCACCATCCCCCTCGCCCAGTTCTACGCCCAACCCACCCTCACCCACCTCGCCCACCTCATCGACACCAACCACACCCCCACCACCCACACGGACCGGTTGATCGTGGATGGCCTGTTGCGCGAGGCACATCGGCGTGGCGTCCGAGTAAGCGTCGAGGACGGCGAGCTGTGTTACCAGGCCGAGCGCGGCCCGGTGGACCAGCGGCCGGTCCGCGTGCTGGAGCGTTACCGGAAGGAGGTGATCCAGCGCCTGTCCGAAGGCGGCCTGGTGCCCTCACTCGAGTCCATCGCACGACCACGGTCCGCCTGGCTGAGCCCGCTCGGGCAGAGCGCGAATGCCGAGGCGGTGCTTTATCTGATCCCGGCGGCCGGGTCGGGTCCGCGTACCTACAGCCGGTGGGCGACTGTCGTCCCTGAGCAACTGGAGGTGCACTGCCTGCGTCCGCCAGGACGCGAGGAGCGTTTCGACGAGCCCAGCTACGTCGAAGTAGGACCGCTGGCTGACCGCATCGCCGACGAGGTGCTCAGCCATCTTGCCGACCGAGACGTGCCGTTCGCGCTGTTCGGCCACAGCGCCGGTGGTCTGATCGCCTACCGGGTGGCCCGGCGGATCGACGATCCGCGGTTGCGGCTGGTGGCGGTGGCTGGCACCCCGCCACCGGACCTGTCCGGGGCGCAGGAAGACGTGAGCGATGAGGAATTGCTCGAGGCGTTGCGCGCGTGGGGCGCCACTCCCGAGGAGCTGATCGGCGATGCCGACGCGATGGCAGCGTTCCTGCCCCGGTTGCGGGCCGACCTGGCGGTGGTCACCTCGTGCCACCAGCCCTGGGCCGAGTCGGACCGGCTCGACGTGCCGATGATCGCGTTCGAAGGCAGTGCGGACGAATCGGCGAGCCCTGGCGACGCGGCGGCTTGGGCACGTTGGACGAGGCGGGAGTTCACCAGGCACACGATCACCGGTGGTCACTACTTCCCGGTCACCGCCGGCCGCCGGGTTCTCGACGACCTGACCGTCGCGCTGGGCCTGCGACCTGCCCGAACCGACGCCCAGGAGGTGTCATGCCAGGACAGCCAGACGGCCTAG
- a CDS encoding DUF2461 family protein, with the protein MIDLLNDLADTDPFYQDFSVWRYASTAYWWQNQCAIVRVGRNIEIGFRFNLDGLRVQAAWWYADPEQIARYRSAVAEQSSGGHLQELLCSLTAQGYEVLGDTLRRVPRGIRPDHPRADLLRHRSLIAARELEADVSLVDVDPVHRSCEQLRPLLDWLRKNVTVG; encoded by the coding sequence ATGATCGACCTGCTCAACGACCTGGCGGACACTGATCCCTTTTACCAGGACTTTTCGGTGTGGCGCTATGCCAGTACGGCCTACTGGTGGCAGAACCAGTGCGCCATCGTCCGGGTCGGCCGCAACATCGAGATCGGCTTCCGGTTCAACCTCGATGGCCTGCGTGTTCAAGCGGCCTGGTGGTATGCCGATCCTGAGCAGATCGCGCGGTACCGCTCCGCCGTGGCTGAGCAGAGCAGCGGCGGCCACCTTCAGGAACTGCTCTGCTCACTCACCGCACAGGGCTATGAGGTCCTCGGCGACACGCTGCGTCGAGTGCCGCGCGGTATCCGGCCCGATCATCCCAGGGCCGACCTGCTCAGGCACCGTTCACTTATCGCGGCGCGCGAGCTGGAAGCCGACGTTTCGCTGGTCGACGTCGATCCGGTCCACCGCAGCTGCGAGCAGCTGCGGCCGTTGCTCGACTGGCTCAGGAAAAATGTGACGGTGGGCTAG
- a CDS encoding cytochrome P450, whose amino-acid sequence MTDDESYAQGAPYELWRTLRRTRPVSWQQTSEGQGHWAVVTHSLGARVLREWQSFTVTRGTFLRPDLTLPFPGSGKMPALTDPPRHTVLRRAAAGLFTPRATAAFEERAREVVAPLVRAAVGAGECEFIRDIAGRVPLAISGDLLGISADEAATMSQIADRLEHYVSDVDSPVAQGSHVELLMYYDDLLAQRRHAPGKDLVSTLLAAQAAGAEISDEEIVLICDNVIAAASDTTKYAAGNAIVTLLEQPDSLAQLRTGSVDIADAVEELVRWDPPLNYLLRTAVTDVELAGAMVRSGEALTVWIPSANRDETVFDDPDTLRLDRRPNPHLGYGVGVHHCLGAPMARLILRALLTELMVSVGDFRLAGPTRRLASCVFGGYTEVPLTLRAASPPSHFS is encoded by the coding sequence ATGACCGATGACGAATCGTATGCGCAGGGCGCGCCGTACGAGTTGTGGCGCACCCTGCGCCGCACCCGCCCGGTGTCCTGGCAGCAGACATCCGAGGGTCAGGGCCACTGGGCGGTGGTCACGCATTCGCTGGGCGCTCGGGTGCTAAGGGAGTGGCAGTCGTTCACGGTCACCCGGGGCACGTTTTTGCGACCTGATCTCACGCTCCCGTTTCCAGGTTCCGGAAAGATGCCGGCGCTTACTGATCCGCCTCGGCACACCGTGCTGCGCCGGGCGGCGGCCGGGCTGTTCACCCCCCGGGCGACGGCCGCGTTCGAGGAGCGCGCACGCGAGGTGGTCGCACCACTGGTGCGGGCAGCGGTCGGCGCCGGGGAATGCGAGTTCATTCGCGACATCGCCGGCCGGGTGCCGCTGGCAATCTCCGGCGATCTGTTGGGGATCAGCGCCGATGAGGCCGCCACGATGTCACAGATCGCCGATCGGCTTGAACACTACGTGAGTGACGTGGACTCCCCCGTCGCCCAGGGCTCCCATGTCGAGCTGCTGATGTATTACGACGACCTGCTCGCGCAGCGCCGCCACGCGCCTGGCAAGGACCTGGTGTCGACGCTGCTGGCCGCACAGGCAGCCGGCGCCGAGATCAGCGACGAAGAGATCGTGCTGATCTGCGACAACGTGATCGCGGCGGCTAGCGACACCACCAAATACGCCGCCGGCAATGCGATCGTGACGCTGCTGGAGCAGCCGGACAGCCTGGCGCAGTTGCGGACGGGCAGCGTGGACATCGCCGACGCGGTGGAGGAGCTTGTCCGCTGGGACCCGCCGTTGAACTACCTGCTGCGGACCGCCGTCACCGATGTCGAATTGGCCGGCGCCATGGTCCGCAGCGGAGAGGCGCTTACCGTCTGGATTCCCTCGGCGAACCGGGACGAGACCGTGTTCGACGACCCGGACACCCTGCGACTGGACCGCCGGCCCAACCCGCACCTGGGTTACGGGGTGGGCGTGCACCATTGCCTCGGTGCGCCGATGGCACGGCTGATACTGCGGGCGCTGCTGACCGAGCTCATGGTCAGCGTGGGCGACTTCCGCCTGGCCGGCCCCACGCGGCGGCTCGCCTCGTGCGTGTTCGGCGGCTATACCGAGGTGCCGCTGACCCTGCGCGCAGCTAGCCCACCGTCACATTTTTCCTGA